One Devosia lacusdianchii genomic window carries:
- a CDS encoding LysR family transcriptional regulator, with amino-acid sequence MLDWDKLRIFHTAAESGSFTHAAEKLGMSQSAVSRQISALEDDLGLKLFIRHARGLVLTEVGEQLFRTAHRMHWELQQVETQMSESQDVPTGPLIVTTTVGIGSTWLSSRLDEFLKLYPLIQLEIRLNDAELDLAMREADVAIRLHRPNQSEMIQRKLFTVHNHFYASNAYIDEHGMPASPENLDDHRVISFGEPVPSYLGDINFLERMGRTDSSPRRAVLKVNAIYGMLQACRAGIGIAMLPDYVTEKEDGLVQVLPEIELPAYEAYFVYPPALKNSKRVGVFRDFLVGKAREWSF; translated from the coding sequence ATGCTCGACTGGGACAAGCTCCGGATTTTCCACACCGCCGCCGAGTCGGGCAGCTTCACCCATGCCGCTGAGAAGCTCGGCATGAGCCAGTCCGCCGTCAGCCGCCAGATTTCGGCGCTCGAAGACGACCTCGGCCTCAAGCTGTTCATCCGCCACGCCCGCGGCCTGGTGCTGACCGAAGTCGGCGAGCAACTGTTCCGCACCGCCCACCGCATGCACTGGGAATTGCAGCAGGTCGAAACGCAGATGTCCGAAAGTCAGGACGTCCCCACCGGCCCGCTGATTGTCACCACCACTGTGGGTATCGGCTCCACCTGGCTCAGCTCGCGGCTCGACGAGTTCCTGAAGCTCTATCCGCTGATCCAACTCGAAATCCGCCTCAACGACGCCGAGCTCGACCTGGCCATGCGCGAGGCCGACGTGGCCATTCGCCTGCACCGCCCCAATCAGTCGGAAATGATCCAGCGCAAGCTGTTCACGGTCCACAACCACTTCTACGCGTCGAACGCCTATATTGACGAACACGGCATGCCGGCCAGCCCGGAAAATCTCGATGACCACCGCGTTATCAGCTTCGGCGAGCCTGTGCCGTCCTACCTGGGCGACATCAACTTCCTAGAGCGCATGGGCCGCACCGATTCGAGCCCGCGCCGTGCGGTACTCAAGGTCAACGCCATCTACGGCATGCTGCAGGCCTGCCGCGCCGGCATCGGCATCGCCATGCTGCCCGACTACGTGACCGAAAAGGAAGACGGCCTGGTCCAGGTCCTGCCTGAGATCGAGCTGCCCGCCTACGAAGCCTATTTCGTTTACCCACCGGCCCTGAAAAACTCCAAACGCGTCGGCGTCTTCCGCGACTTCCTCGTCGGCAAGGCGAGGGAATGGAGCTTCTAA
- a CDS encoding MarR family winged helix-turn-helix transcriptional regulator, producing the protein MVKRLDEIPRPRLIDHIGWRLTRLSRKWKGEFDAAMVARGHAWMTQAPGQIVGHLRETGVPQGELAALMGVSKQAVQQHVDALVELGVVERVTDAADARSRIVQLTHKGAQALADANAVKLEIEDRYRAALGGPAFANLEEALDQLFEME; encoded by the coding sequence TTGGTCAAGAGACTTGACGAAATTCCACGACCACGGCTGATCGACCACATTGGTTGGCGCCTGACCCGGCTCAGCCGAAAGTGGAAGGGCGAGTTCGATGCGGCGATGGTGGCGCGAGGGCATGCCTGGATGACGCAGGCGCCGGGCCAGATCGTTGGCCACCTGCGCGAGACCGGCGTGCCACAGGGCGAGCTGGCGGCGCTGATGGGTGTCAGCAAGCAGGCCGTGCAACAGCATGTCGATGCGCTGGTCGAACTCGGCGTGGTTGAAAGGGTGACCGATGCCGCTGACGCGCGGTCGCGGATCGTACAGTTGACGCACAAGGGCGCTCAGGCCCTGGCCGATGCCAATGCGGTCAAGCTCGAAATCGAAGATCGCTATCGCGCGGCCTTGGGCGGCCCGGCGTTTGCTAATCTTGAAGAAGCGCTCGATCAGCTATTCGAGATGGAATAG
- a CDS encoding GlxA family transcriptional regulator codes for MPRRIPTFVVLPAHTLLLDVAGPIEVLRLANAFQAEVAFDVSFVSSLPSVTSSIGLRLAGLMPLPDHIPANALVIVSGDTTDILGQERHQDIEPAGATDEAIVNWLRQFAGSSTQLVCICSGALLAARAGLLDGRSCTTHFSDCAKLAQLAPRANVLDDRLFVEDGPCLTSAGITAGIDLMLHLVARSTTPQVAMQIARHLVVYLRRGGHDAQLSPWLDGRNHLHPAIHRVQDAITANPAADWTLTRMADLAAASPRHLSRLFQQAAGMTPIDFVNRLRVALARELVTQTSLDMEHVAERAGFASSRQLRRAWSRIHAEPPSALRSA; via the coding sequence ATGCCCAGGCGCATCCCCACTTTCGTTGTCCTGCCCGCCCACACCCTGCTGCTGGATGTCGCTGGCCCCATCGAAGTCCTGCGCCTCGCCAACGCGTTCCAGGCCGAGGTCGCGTTCGACGTGAGCTTCGTCAGCTCCTTGCCCTCGGTGACCAGCTCGATCGGGCTGCGTCTCGCCGGACTCATGCCCCTACCCGACCACATACCCGCCAATGCCTTGGTCATCGTTAGCGGCGATACAACCGACATTCTCGGGCAAGAGCGGCATCAGGACATCGAGCCGGCCGGCGCCACCGACGAGGCGATCGTCAATTGGCTCCGCCAGTTCGCCGGCAGCAGCACCCAATTAGTCTGTATTTGCAGCGGCGCACTCCTCGCCGCACGAGCCGGATTGCTCGACGGACGATCCTGCACCACGCATTTCTCCGATTGCGCGAAGCTGGCCCAGCTTGCGCCGCGGGCAAACGTGCTGGACGACCGACTATTCGTCGAAGATGGCCCCTGCCTCACGAGCGCTGGCATCACCGCGGGCATAGACCTCATGCTGCACCTCGTCGCCCGCTCGACCACCCCCCAGGTCGCTATGCAGATCGCCCGCCACCTGGTTGTTTACCTGCGCCGGGGCGGCCACGACGCGCAGCTTTCGCCTTGGCTCGACGGCCGCAACCACCTCCATCCCGCCATTCACAGGGTGCAGGACGCCATCACCGCCAACCCCGCGGCGGATTGGACACTGACGCGCATGGCCGATCTCGCAGCGGCCAGCCCGCGACACCTATCGCGTCTGTTCCAGCAGGCCGCAGGCATGACGCCCATCGACTTCGTCAACCGCCTGAGGGTGGCACTGGCGCGTGAACTAGTCACCCAGACATCACTCGACATGGAACACGTCGCTGAGCGCGCCGGGTTCGCCTCGAGTCGCCAACTTCGGCGGGCCTGGAGCCGTATACATGCCGAACCGCCCAGCGCGCTCAGAAGCGCTTGA
- the trxB gene encoding thioredoxin-disulfide reductase yields MHAKVIIIGSGPAGYTAAIYAARAMLEPVMIQGLQPGGQLTITTDVENYPGFADVIQGPWLMDQMKAQAEHVGTKIVNDLIVNVDFDRRPFVLTGDSGDIYTADSLIIATGAQAKWLGLPSEQKFQGFGVSACATCDGFFYRNKEVLVVGGGNTAVEEALFLTNFASKVIVVHRRNEFRAERILQDRLFKNPKIEVRWNTEVAEVGGSAMPPSVNSVTLRDIASNRTYEQKIDGIFIAIGHAPSTSIFAGKLDMKPGGYLQVKAGTTETNVPGVFAAGDVTDDVYRQAITAAGMGCMAALEAERYLAEHELAEAAE; encoded by the coding sequence ATGCACGCGAAAGTCATCATCATCGGTTCCGGCCCGGCTGGCTACACCGCCGCGATCTATGCGGCGCGCGCCATGCTGGAACCCGTGATGATTCAGGGGCTTCAGCCCGGCGGCCAGTTGACCATCACTACCGATGTCGAAAACTATCCCGGCTTCGCCGACGTCATCCAGGGCCCTTGGCTCATGGATCAGATGAAGGCTCAGGCCGAGCATGTCGGCACGAAAATCGTCAACGACCTCATCGTCAATGTCGATTTCGACCGCCGGCCCTTCGTGCTGACCGGCGATAGCGGCGATATCTACACCGCCGATAGCCTCATCATCGCCACCGGCGCCCAGGCCAAGTGGCTCGGCCTGCCGAGCGAGCAGAAATTCCAGGGCTTCGGCGTCTCCGCCTGCGCCACTTGCGACGGCTTCTTCTATCGCAACAAGGAAGTGCTGGTGGTCGGCGGCGGCAATACCGCCGTCGAAGAAGCGCTGTTCCTCACCAATTTCGCCTCTAAGGTGATCGTGGTGCACCGCCGCAATGAGTTCCGCGCCGAGCGCATCCTGCAGGATCGCCTGTTCAAGAACCCCAAGATCGAAGTGCGCTGGAATACCGAGGTCGCCGAAGTCGGTGGCTCGGCCATGCCGCCATCGGTCAATTCCGTGACCTTGCGCGATATCGCCAGCAATCGCACTTATGAGCAGAAGATCGACGGCATTTTCATCGCCATCGGCCACGCGCCGTCCACCTCGATCTTCGCCGGCAAGCTCGACATGAAGCCCGGCGGCTACCTGCAAGTGAAAGCCGGCACCACCGAAACCAATGTCCCTGGCGTCTTCGCTGCCGGCGACGTGACCGACGACGTTTACCGCCAGGCAATCACGGCGGCAGGCATGGGTTGCATGGCTGCGCTGGAAGCGGAACGATATCTTGCCGAACACGAACTCGCCGAAGCGGCCGAATAG
- a CDS encoding PQQ-dependent sugar dehydrogenase: MRALLISSAIAGLALSSPSSAWAQTTESSAGPLTATVLAEGLDHPWALGFLPDGRMLVTERSGQLRVINDGAVGEPIAGTPDVYNEGQGGLLDLALAPDFETSGQIYLTFSERAEDAGLQRGQGTAVLSAKLVLEGDGGRLEDSQVIFRMNKFTTTNRHFGSRVVIGNDGNLFVTLGERGDQDRAQDFGDLAGAIVRIAPDGSVPEDNPKPEGWAPELWSKGHRNPQGATLRDDGVLFTVEHGARGGDEVNMPQPGANYGWPVITYGVDYSGVSIGEGTEKEGLEQPLHYWDPSISPSGLDFYEGELMPEWQGDLLAGGLSGQLLVRLDVEGDTIVGEERLFAGQLGRIRDVRVGPDGAVYLLTDEDNGRLIRVAPEGS; the protein is encoded by the coding sequence ATGCGAGCTCTCCTCATTTCCTCCGCAATCGCCGGCCTGGCGCTGTCGTCACCAAGCTCGGCGTGGGCGCAGACCACCGAATCCAGCGCCGGTCCGTTGACCGCCACCGTGCTGGCCGAAGGGCTGGACCATCCCTGGGCCCTGGGCTTCCTGCCCGACGGGCGGATGCTGGTGACCGAGCGCAGCGGGCAATTGCGCGTGATCAATGATGGCGCCGTCGGCGAGCCGATCGCGGGGACGCCAGACGTCTACAATGAAGGCCAGGGTGGCTTGCTCGATCTGGCATTGGCGCCGGATTTCGAAACCAGCGGGCAGATTTACCTGACTTTCTCCGAGCGCGCGGAGGATGCCGGATTGCAGCGCGGGCAGGGCACGGCCGTGCTGTCGGCCAAGCTGGTGCTGGAGGGCGATGGCGGGCGGCTGGAAGATAGCCAAGTGATCTTCCGCATGAACAAGTTCACCACCACCAACCGGCATTTCGGCTCGCGGGTCGTCATTGGCAATGACGGCAACCTGTTTGTGACGCTGGGCGAGCGCGGTGACCAGGACCGGGCGCAGGATTTTGGCGACCTGGCCGGCGCCATCGTGCGCATAGCGCCGGATGGTTCGGTGCCGGAGGATAATCCCAAGCCGGAGGGCTGGGCGCCGGAGCTGTGGAGCAAGGGGCATCGCAACCCGCAGGGCGCGACATTGCGTGATGATGGCGTGCTGTTCACGGTGGAACACGGCGCGCGGGGCGGCGACGAGGTCAACATGCCCCAGCCGGGCGCGAATTATGGCTGGCCGGTCATCACCTATGGTGTCGACTATTCTGGCGTGTCGATCGGCGAAGGCACCGAGAAAGAGGGGCTGGAGCAGCCCCTGCACTATTGGGACCCGTCGATATCGCCCTCGGGGCTCGATTTTTACGAAGGTGAACTGATGCCCGAATGGCAGGGTGACCTGCTTGCTGGCGGGCTCAGCGGACAACTGCTGGTGCGGCTCGATGTCGAGGGGGACACTATTGTCGGGGAGGAGCGGCTGTTCGCGGGACAGTTGGGGCGCATTCGTGACGTTCGCGTAGGCCCCGATGGCGCTGTCTACCTGCTCACCGACGAGGACAATGGCCGGCTGATCCGCGTGGCGCCCGAGGGGAGCTGA
- a CDS encoding cupin domain-containing protein → MTLISAASAPKFQLPGTLFTGLASPARGSSENAVWHTRSEPGSTGAVHQLTREEVFVCIAGEGEARIGAASFRLTQGDALIVPADTDFSLSNPGQVPFEAIVVFPVGGQAVRPGHAPFTPPWAE, encoded by the coding sequence ATGACCCTTATTAGCGCAGCAAGCGCACCCAAATTCCAGCTGCCCGGCACACTATTCACCGGCCTTGCATCGCCGGCACGTGGTTCTTCGGAGAATGCCGTGTGGCACACGCGAAGCGAACCCGGCAGCACCGGGGCCGTTCACCAGCTAACCCGCGAAGAAGTCTTTGTCTGCATCGCCGGCGAAGGCGAAGCTAGGATCGGCGCCGCGAGCTTCCGCCTCACGCAGGGCGACGCCTTGATCGTGCCTGCCGACACCGATTTCTCGCTTTCCAATCCGGGCCAGGTTCCCTTTGAGGCAATCGTGGTATTTCCCGTCGGCGGCCAGGCCGTCCGCCCCGGCCACGCCCCCTTTACGCCGCCCTGGGCCGAGTAG
- a CDS encoding HAD family hydrolase, whose protein sequence is MPRITTIALDADDTLWQNEQFFRLTEQRFADLLAPYTDAPDLNDRLIAAVTRNLQYYGFGMKGFALSMVETALEVTDHRVPGAVIAEILAAGRELLTYPIETLPYVDQALGQLQETHRLILVTKGDIFDQERKLAASGLAEYFAAIEIVADKDPATYTRIFERHTEGPEHTVMVGNSLRSDILPALQAGGFAVYVPHDLTWSYEHADEPVDEPRYAKIAHLGELAEAIAYLERSR, encoded by the coding sequence ATGCCCCGCATCACCACCATCGCCCTCGATGCCGACGACACACTCTGGCAGAACGAACAGTTCTTCCGCCTGACCGAGCAGCGTTTCGCCGACCTGCTGGCGCCCTATACCGATGCGCCCGATCTCAACGATCGGCTGATCGCCGCCGTCACCCGGAATCTGCAGTATTACGGCTTCGGCATGAAGGGCTTTGCCCTGTCGATGGTCGAGACTGCCCTTGAAGTGACCGATCACCGTGTCCCGGGCGCGGTGATCGCGGAAATTCTCGCCGCCGGGCGCGAGTTGCTGACCTATCCCATTGAGACGCTGCCCTATGTCGATCAGGCATTGGGCCAGCTTCAGGAAACGCACCGCCTGATCCTCGTCACCAAGGGCGACATCTTCGATCAGGAGCGCAAACTGGCCGCTTCCGGTCTCGCCGAGTACTTCGCCGCGATCGAGATCGTCGCCGACAAGGACCCCGCCACCTATACCCGCATCTTCGAGCGCCACACCGAAGGTCCGGAGCATACGGTCATGGTCGGCAATTCGCTGCGGTCAGACATTCTCCCCGCTCTCCAGGCTGGTGGCTTTGCCGTGTACGTGCCGCATGACCTGACATGGTCTTACGAACACGCCGACGAACCAGTCGACGAACCTCGCTATGCAAAAATCGCCCATCTCGGCGAGCTCGCCGAGGCCATCGCGTACCTCGAGCGATCGCGCTAA
- the corA gene encoding magnesium/cobalt transporter CorA, translating into MLRIYATTGATLTRVNTDDLTDPTGLDQAIWYDLINPTRDEEQLVEKCLGILVPTRDEMKDIEPSARLYNEANAEFMTATVLTNLHAHDPLKTPITFVLRDRALVTIRYAEPQPFSIFETSVTKPGGRSVATGELVMLGLLEAFIDRLAQVLETTGDDLDAISREVFRSKVKGATKKARNLEALIEKIGNKGDMLTLVRESLVSILRLTTFHQTRETTNTKAVRDTRQEFKILQRDAASLGDHAGFLSNKVNFLLDATLGLINLEQNQIIKIFSVAAVVFLPPTLVASIYGMNFEFMPELAWQVGYPWALGLMVASAVLPYLFFKRRGWL; encoded by the coding sequence ATGCTGCGCATTTACGCCACCACCGGCGCCACCCTCACCCGCGTCAACACCGACGACCTGACCGACCCGACCGGGCTGGATCAAGCCATCTGGTACGATCTCATCAATCCCACGCGCGACGAGGAACAGCTCGTCGAGAAGTGCCTCGGCATCCTCGTGCCGACGCGTGACGAGATGAAAGACATCGAGCCATCGGCCCGCCTCTACAACGAGGCCAACGCCGAATTCATGACCGCGACGGTCCTGACCAATCTGCACGCTCACGACCCGCTCAAGACTCCGATCACCTTCGTCCTGCGCGACAGGGCGCTTGTGACCATCCGCTATGCCGAGCCGCAGCCCTTCAGCATTTTCGAGACCAGCGTCACCAAGCCCGGCGGCCGTTCCGTCGCCACTGGCGAACTCGTCATGCTGGGCCTGCTGGAAGCCTTCATCGACCGGCTGGCGCAGGTGCTGGAAACTACGGGCGACGATCTCGACGCCATTTCGCGCGAAGTGTTCCGCTCCAAGGTCAAGGGCGCGACGAAAAAGGCGCGCAACCTAGAGGCTCTGATCGAGAAGATCGGTAACAAGGGTGACATGCTAACCCTCGTGCGCGAGAGCCTTGTCAGCATCCTGCGCCTGACGACCTTCCACCAGACCCGCGAAACCACCAATACCAAGGCTGTTCGCGATACGAGGCAGGAGTTCAAGATCCTGCAGCGCGACGCCGCTTCCTTGGGCGACCATGCCGGCTTCCTCTCCAACAAGGTCAACTTCCTGCTCGACGCGACCCTGGGTCTGATCAATCTCGAACAGAATCAGATCATCAAGATTTTCTCGGTCGCGGCGGTGGTGTTCCTTCCGCCCACGCTTGTCGCCTCGATCTATGGCATGAACTTCGAATTCATGCCGGAGCTGGCCTGGCAGGTCGGCTATCCCTGGGCCCTTGGGCTCATGGTGGCGTCGGCGGTTCTGCCTTACCTATTCTTCAAGCGGCGTGGCTGGCTCTGA
- a CDS encoding cysteine hydrolase family protein, protein MSDTALLVIDAQESFRQRQNWFEVDSSGYLARQQALIDGARANGIRIVRVLHVEPEGIFSLASGFVRPLAELSYEPDFTVIKTRHSALAGTDLPIWLTENGIRRLIVSGIRTEQCCETTTRHASDLGWTVDYVTEATHTMPITDATGRTWSPDDLKARTAAVLDGRFARVTTIEGALAGPAKAAA, encoded by the coding sequence ATGTCCGATACCGCGCTTCTCGTCATCGATGCCCAGGAGTCCTTCCGCCAGCGCCAGAACTGGTTCGAGGTCGACTCATCAGGCTATCTCGCCCGCCAGCAGGCGCTGATTGACGGCGCGCGCGCCAACGGTATCCGCATCGTGCGCGTGCTGCACGTCGAGCCCGAGGGCATCTTTTCGCTGGCCTCGGGTTTCGTGCGGCCGCTCGCCGAACTCAGCTACGAGCCGGACTTTACCGTCATCAAGACCCGGCATTCGGCGTTGGCTGGCACCGACTTGCCGATCTGGCTAACCGAGAATGGCATTCGCCGTCTTATCGTTTCGGGCATTCGCACCGAGCAGTGCTGCGAGACCACCACCCGTCACGCCTCCGACCTTGGCTGGACCGTCGACTATGTGACCGAAGCCACCCACACCATGCCGATCACCGACGCGACCGGCCGCACCTGGTCCCCCGACGATCTCAAGGCCCGCACCGCTGCGGTTCTGGATGGGCGCTTCGCCCGTGTGACCACCATCGAGGGCGCTCTCGCCGGCCCGGCGAAAGCCGCCGCGTAG
- the greA gene encoding transcription elongation factor GreA yields MDKIPMTVGGHKALTAEFEHRTANERRRIIDAIAEARAHGDLSENAEYSAAKEQQSLNEGRIKELETILALADIIDVSKLGGSTVKFGATVTYLDEDTEEEKTYQVVGDPEADASGGRISISSPIARAMIGKSEGDSFEVSAPGGAKSYEIIKIKYV; encoded by the coding sequence ATGGACAAGATCCCGATGACGGTTGGTGGCCATAAGGCCCTTACCGCCGAATTTGAGCACCGCACTGCTAACGAGCGCCGTCGCATCATCGATGCGATCGCCGAAGCGCGCGCCCATGGGGATCTCTCCGAGAACGCCGAATATTCGGCCGCCAAGGAGCAGCAAAGCCTCAACGAGGGCCGCATCAAGGAGTTGGAGACCATCCTGGCTCTGGCCGACATCATCGATGTGAGCAAGCTGGGCGGTTCCACCGTCAAGTTCGGCGCCACCGTCACCTACCTCGACGAGGACACTGAGGAAGAGAAGACCTACCAGGTCGTGGGCGATCCCGAAGCGGATGCTTCGGGTGGCCGCATCTCGATTTCTTCGCCCATCGCCCGCGCCATGATCGGCAAGAGTGAAGGCGATTCGTTCGAGGTCTCTGCTCCAGGTGGTGCCAAGAGCTACGAAATCATCAAGATAAAGTATGTCTGA